A single Hemitrygon akajei unplaced genomic scaffold, sHemAka1.3 Scf000094, whole genome shotgun sequence DNA region contains:
- the LOC140722943 gene encoding uncharacterized protein: protein MAHQQAHTGERPFTCSDCGKGFTKSSHLLRHQSVHTGERPFTCSDCGKGFTCSSKLKVHQRVHTGERPFTCSDCGKGFTCSSKLKVHQRAHTGERPFTCSVCGKGFTKSSHLLRHQSVHTGERPFTCSDWEGIPLLIPTEGTSASSHWGETIYLLRLWEGIHSIIPPTLAQGCSHWGEAIHLLRLWEGIHLIVPTEVHTGERPFTCSDCGKGFTSSFQLKVHQRVHTGERPFTCSDCGKGFTCSSQLKVHQRVHTGEWPFTCSDCGKGFALSSHLLTHRRVHTGEKPFTCSDCGKGFSQSSKLKVHQRVHTGERPFTCSVCGKGFTQSSILLAHQQVHTGRGRSPAQNVDRDSLVHLK, encoded by the exons ATGGCACACCAGCAAGCCCACACTggcgagcggccgttcacctgctcagactgtgggaagggattcactaagtcatctcacctactgagacaccagtcagttcacactggcgagcggccgttcacctgctcagactgtgggaagggattcacttgctcatctaaactgaaggtacatcagcgagttcacactggcgagcggccgttcacctgctcagactgtgggaagggattcacttgctcatctaaactgaaggtacatcagagagctcacactggagagaggccattcacctgctcagtgtgtgggaagggattcactaaatcatctcacctactgagacaccagtcagttcacactggcgagcggccgttcacctgctcagactgggaagggattcccttgctcatcccaactgaaggtacatcagcgagttcacactggggagagaccatttacctgctcagactgtgggaagggattcactcgatcatcccacCTACACTTGCACAGGGCTGTTCACACTGGGgcgaggccattcacctgctcagactgtgggaagggattcacttgatcgtcccaactgaag ttcacactggcgagaggccattcacttgctcagactgtgggaagggatttacttctTCGttccaactgaaggtacatcagcgagttcacactggagagaggccattcacctgttcggactgtgggaagggattcacttgctcatcccaactgaaggtacatcagcgagttcacactggtgagtggccgttcacctgctcagactgtgggaagggatttgcttTGTCATCTCACCTACTAACACAtcggagagttcacactggggagaagccgttcacctgctcagactgtgggaagggattctctcagtcatctaaacttaaggtacatcagcgagttcacactggggagagaccattcacctgctcagtctgtgggaagggattcactcagtcatccatcctattggcacaccagcaagttcacactgggagaggccgttcacctgctcagaatgtggatagggattcacttgttcatctcaaatga